One Heyndrickxia oleronia genomic window, AAGTTAAATGATAGTAAACTTAAATTGTGGAAAGAAAAGATATAATATTATAACAATTTAAGGAGAATTACATGAAAGTAAACAAGAATTTACCTACACCTTTATATCATCAAGTAAAGGATTACCTAGAAGAAAAAATCATTTCTGGTGAATGGGAACCAGGTTTTCAGTTACCAACAGAAAAGGAGCTATCGTCCCAATTTCAAGTAAGTAGCATTACGGTAAAAAGGGCGATTCATGATCTGGTAAACAAAGGAGTTCTCTATCGTCAAAGAGCAAAAGGGACTTTTGTCAGTAAAAGAGAGGATAAAGATATATACCAGCTAGTGTCACTCCGGAATGAAGCGGATGAATCAAAACACCATCCCCATAAATCATTGTCATTCAAGGAAGAAGAAGCTGGTGTGAAAATTGGTAAGATGCTTGAAATCAATGCGAAAGAAAAAGTTTATAAAATTCACAGATTAAAAATTGAAGAAGAGACGCCAGTAGGAATTGAATATACCTATATTCCAAGTTCCCTATTTCCAGGTCTCACAGAAACAATGATAGAAGATGACCTTTTCTATAATGTTTTTACGAATAAATATGGGTTGAAATTAGAGAAAGCCAAAATCTTTTTCTCTACCATTATTGCAGATGAGTATGAAGCAGCCCTTTTAAACATACCTAAAGGCGAGCAGCTATTTGTATTAGAGAGGTTTACACATACAGAGGATCAGCAAATTATTGAATACTCAAGGTTTATTATTAGGCAAGAGAAATCCAGGTATTATATCGAAGTAAAGCTTTAAAAAATATCTTGTTATTTTACATATAATTTTTATTTTAAAAGAATATAATATTATAACTTTATAACTTTAGTTTAGTAAATTTTGATTAAGAAGGGGATGATATGAACTTATGAAAATTATTGTAATCGGTTCGGGAATTGTTGGTTCAAGTACAGCTTACCACTTGGCAAAAAAGGGTGCTGAAGTATTTTTAGTTGATAGACTTCATGATGGGCAAGCAACAGCAGCAGGTGCTGGAATCGTTTGTCCATGGATTAGTAGCGTAAATAATAAGGATTGGTATACTCTTGCAAATGCTGGAGCATGTTACTATCCAAAACTAGTTTCTCAACTTAAAGAAGATGGAGAGAGCAATATAGGCTATGGATTAGTAGGTGCACTTGCTGTTAGTAATGACGATGAAGAACTAAATGTGATTGAACAAACGGCTAGAACACGCCAATTGGAAACACCAGAGGTCGGCGAGGTTAGGCGTTTATCAGGTAGAGAAGCCCGTGAACTTTTCCCACCTTTAAATGAAGATCTTAAAGCTGTCTATGTATCAGGTGCAGCTCGAGTTGACGGGAGATTATTGAGGGATGCTTTAAAAAGAGGTGCAGAAAAGCATGGTGCACAATTATATACCGGATTGGCCAGCCTCGAAATCGTGAATGAAAAAGTAACTGGAGTTCATGTGAATGGTGAGGTTTTATCTGCTGATGCAGTAGTACTAACAGCGGGAGCCTGGATATCTGAAATGTTAGAACCGTATGGAATTGGACTGCAGGTTGAGCCACAGCGCGGACAAATCGTTCATTTAAAGCTTCCAGATCAAGATACCTCCAATTGGCCAGTTATCCTTCCGCAAAGTAGTCACTATCTTGTTAGTTTTGAAGATTCGAGAATAGTTGTAGGAGCAACGAGAGAATCGGGTTCTGGTTTTGATTATCGTGTAACTGCAGCCGGTGTAAAGGAAGTTATTGAAGAAGCCTTATTTGTAGCACCTGGTCTTTCAAATAGTACATTGCATGAAGTAAGGGTTGGATTTAGACCCATTAGTGCAGATATTCTTCCTTTATTAGGACATATACCGGCAGTAAATGGATTAATCATTGCCAATGGACTCGGTGCATCCGGTTTAACGATGGGACCATTCGTTGGTAACCTAGCAGCTAAGTTGGCTCTTAATGAAAAATTGGAATTAGATATTACCCCTTATTATCCTCTTAGACATTCTCAAAATTTAAAGCATTGTTGAAGTATTACCGTTCACTA contains:
- a CDS encoding GntR family transcriptional regulator, with product MKVNKNLPTPLYHQVKDYLEEKIISGEWEPGFQLPTEKELSSQFQVSSITVKRAIHDLVNKGVLYRQRAKGTFVSKREDKDIYQLVSLRNEADESKHHPHKSLSFKEEEAGVKIGKMLEINAKEKVYKIHRLKIEEETPVGIEYTYIPSSLFPGLTETMIEDDLFYNVFTNKYGLKLEKAKIFFSTIIADEYEAALLNIPKGEQLFVLERFTHTEDQQIIEYSRFIIRQEKSRYYIEVKL
- a CDS encoding NAD(P)/FAD-dependent oxidoreductase codes for the protein MKIIVIGSGIVGSSTAYHLAKKGAEVFLVDRLHDGQATAAGAGIVCPWISSVNNKDWYTLANAGACYYPKLVSQLKEDGESNIGYGLVGALAVSNDDEELNVIEQTARTRQLETPEVGEVRRLSGREARELFPPLNEDLKAVYVSGAARVDGRLLRDALKRGAEKHGAQLYTGLASLEIVNEKVTGVHVNGEVLSADAVVLTAGAWISEMLEPYGIGLQVEPQRGQIVHLKLPDQDTSNWPVILPQSSHYLVSFEDSRIVVGATRESGSGFDYRVTAAGVKEVIEEALFVAPGLSNSTLHEVRVGFRPISADILPLLGHIPAVNGLIIANGLGASGLTMGPFVGNLAAKLALNEKLELDITPYYPLRHSQNLKHC